A single window of Phycisphaeraceae bacterium DNA harbors:
- a CDS encoding 5-formyltetrahydrofolate cyclo-ligase yields MTDIDAEKQALRRTVKAHLTAMDRADHASRSARIGAHIVNSAAFHAARLVMAFDPLGVEEVDPADPPGPKGIPTGAAWEPDIRPVLRACLKLGKNLAIPRVDFGRLAPSRASTPGGDPTLTPVLISDLDKDLVPVERAPKGVKGLRHPRPRLPEADLNRIDLVIVPGLAFDRDGNRLGRGAGFYDRFLARRELIDFGTTTFGITFCLGLVAAVPHTSRDIPVDAVITETGAITTKPQ; encoded by the coding sequence ATGACCGACATCGATGCGGAAAAGCAGGCCCTCCGCCGCACGGTCAAGGCCCACCTCACGGCCATGGACCGCGCCGACCACGCCTCCCGCTCCGCGCGCATCGGCGCCCACATCGTCAACTCCGCCGCATTCCACGCCGCCCGCCTGGTCATGGCCTTTGATCCTCTTGGCGTCGAAGAGGTTGACCCCGCCGACCCGCCCGGCCCCAAGGGCATCCCCACCGGCGCCGCCTGGGAGCCCGACATCCGCCCCGTTCTGCGGGCCTGCCTCAAACTCGGCAAGAACCTCGCCATCCCCCGCGTCGACTTCGGCCGCCTCGCCCCCTCCCGCGCCTCCACCCCCGGTGGCGACCCCACCCTCACCCCCGTCCTCATCTCCGACCTCGACAAAGACCTCGTTCCCGTCGAGCGCGCCCCCAAGGGCGTCAAGGGCCTCCGCCACCCCCGCCCCAGGCTCCCCGAGGCCGATCTCAACCGGATCGACCTGGTCATCGTCCCCGGCCTGGCCTTCGACCGCGACGGCAACCGCCTCGGCCGCGGCGCCGGCTTCTACGACCGCTTCCTCGCCCGCCGCGAACTCATCGACTTCGGCACGACCACCTTCGGCATCACCTTCTGCCTCGGGCTGGTCGCCGCCGTCCCGCACACCAGCCGGGACATCCCCGTGGACGCGGTGATCACCGAAACCGGCGCGATCACCACCAAGCCCCAATAG
- a CDS encoding LysM peptidoglycan-binding domain-containing protein gives MTLASQSVRPVRTAGPGTNNTPPRGRPWWARARTPRQNAVLAGAGLLGVLAIVIGVKLTSGGTPKSVEAGTSPGSLSVSDTASKPISSPPATSSLVRRTPNAQPQPPVTPPVVMDTAGRPATGTTPGDSAPAAAATPLATPADSAPAPAAAIPSPAATELASEIQQTITAAERARQDGKYLEARILLNKALVDPRTADSEKEALRSWMAEINESLVFSPAVTKGDPLTDTYVVQSGDSLVRIAARQGLGVDYRFIQRINKMSDPGRLQVGQKLKVVRGPFHVVVDKSAFRMDVWAGSPPSPGSLASPSSPDGVEPDWVYIRSFKVGLGEHGLTPVGAFIVKPRSKLVNPPWINPRTGQKFAADDPANPIGERWMGLEGVDEATRTAVGYGIHGTIDPSSIGKEQSMGCVRMGSNDVDIVWEMLQEGVSVVRIVP, from the coding sequence ATGACGCTCGCTTCGCAGTCGGTTCGTCCTGTTCGCACCGCCGGTCCCGGCACCAACAACACCCCGCCCCGCGGCCGCCCGTGGTGGGCCCGCGCCCGAACCCCTCGTCAGAACGCCGTCCTCGCCGGCGCCGGCCTCCTCGGTGTGCTGGCGATCGTGATCGGCGTCAAACTCACCTCCGGTGGCACGCCCAAGAGCGTCGAGGCCGGCACCTCGCCCGGCTCGCTCTCGGTCTCCGACACCGCCTCCAAGCCCATCTCGTCACCCCCCGCGACCAGTTCGTTGGTCCGCCGCACCCCCAACGCCCAGCCCCAGCCGCCCGTCACCCCCCCGGTGGTGATGGACACCGCCGGACGCCCGGCCACCGGCACGACCCCCGGCGATTCCGCCCCCGCCGCCGCCGCAACGCCCCTCGCGACGCCGGCCGATTCCGCTCCCGCCCCCGCGGCGGCGATCCCCTCCCCAGCGGCTACCGAGCTGGCAAGCGAGATCCAGCAGACCATCACCGCCGCCGAGCGCGCCCGCCAGGACGGCAAGTACCTCGAGGCCCGCATCCTCCTCAACAAGGCCCTCGTCGACCCCCGCACGGCCGACTCCGAGAAGGAGGCCCTCCGCTCCTGGATGGCCGAGATCAACGAGAGCCTCGTCTTCTCCCCCGCCGTTACCAAGGGCGACCCGCTGACCGACACCTACGTCGTCCAGAGCGGCGACTCCCTCGTCCGCATCGCCGCCCGCCAGGGGCTCGGCGTTGACTACCGCTTCATCCAGCGCATCAACAAGATGTCCGATCCCGGCCGCCTCCAGGTCGGCCAGAAACTCAAGGTCGTCCGCGGCCCGTTCCACGTCGTGGTCGACAAGTCCGCCTTCCGCATGGACGTCTGGGCCGGTTCGCCCCCGTCCCCCGGTAGCCTCGCCAGCCCGTCGAGCCCCGACGGCGTCGAGCCGGATTGGGTCTACATCCGCTCGTTCAAGGTCGGCCTGGGCGAGCACGGCCTTACACCCGTCGGCGCCTTCATCGTCAAGCCCCGCAGCAAACTGGTGAACCCGCCCTGGATCAACCCTCGTACCGGCCAGAAGTTCGCCGCCGACGACCCCGCCAACCCAATCGGCGAGCGCTGGATGGGCCTCGAGGGCGTCGACGAGGCGACGCGCACCGCCGTCGGCTACGGCATCCACGGCACCATCGACCCGTCGAGCATCGGCAAGGAGCAGTCCATGGGCTGCGTCCGCATGGGCTCGAACGACGTCGACATCGTCTGGGAGATGCTGCAGGAAGGCGTCAGCGTCGTCCGCATCGTCCCGTAG
- a CDS encoding NAD+ synthase encodes MRTALCQINPTVGDLAGNAAKIAGFAASARAGGADLAVFPELCLCGYPPKDLLLQEGFIDACVRQARALGAEHSAGITLVFGAPMPVDARPGSDRKGIANCLLAYRDGELLAYHDKRLLPTYDVFDEDRYFVPGNRAVVIDVAGQRVGLSICEDLWRGQDVGFAERYLECPDPVEALVKAGAGVIVNPSASPFVLGKGRRHREILTGHARRHGVYIAAVNQVGGNDELVFDGHAAAFGPDGGLIGAARGFVEEVLFVDLPVGPASRGAAVADPLTGAAEEELLYDAIVLGVRDYLRKTGFRQAVLGLSGGIDSAVTGVIAAAAVGARNVLGVSMPSRYSSEGSVSDAAALVENLGISHLSVPIEGPFAAFEGALAPAFEGLPAGVAEENLQSRVRGTILMSLSNKLGHLLLTTGNKSELAVGYCTLYGDMNGGLAVLADVGKQWVYRLARWMNQNPARLGIAGLSVPPIPPASISKPPSAELRPNQTDQDSLPPYEVLDQIIERYIERRESAARIIRETGFDPAVVSRVLRMIDLSEYKRKQVAPGLKVTGVAFGSGRRMPIAQGYRADRV; translated from the coding sequence ATGCGCACCGCCCTGTGCCAGATCAACCCGACCGTCGGCGACCTCGCCGGGAACGCCGCGAAGATCGCGGGGTTCGCCGCCTCGGCGCGCGCGGGCGGGGCGGACCTCGCGGTCTTTCCGGAACTGTGCCTGTGCGGCTACCCGCCCAAGGACCTGCTGCTGCAAGAGGGGTTCATCGATGCCTGCGTGCGGCAGGCCCGGGCGCTGGGGGCGGAGCACTCGGCGGGGATCACGCTGGTCTTCGGCGCGCCGATGCCGGTGGACGCCCGGCCGGGCTCGGACCGGAAGGGGATCGCCAACTGCCTGCTCGCCTACCGCGACGGGGAGCTGCTGGCGTACCACGACAAGCGGCTGCTGCCGACCTACGACGTCTTCGACGAGGACCGCTACTTCGTGCCGGGTAACCGCGCCGTCGTGATCGATGTGGCGGGTCAGCGGGTCGGGCTGTCGATCTGCGAGGACCTGTGGCGCGGGCAGGATGTCGGATTCGCGGAGAGGTACCTCGAGTGTCCCGACCCGGTCGAGGCGCTGGTGAAGGCCGGCGCGGGCGTGATCGTCAACCCCTCGGCGAGCCCGTTCGTGCTGGGCAAGGGACGCCGGCACCGGGAGATCCTGACGGGGCACGCGCGCCGGCACGGGGTGTACATCGCCGCGGTGAACCAGGTGGGCGGGAACGATGAGCTGGTCTTCGACGGGCACGCGGCGGCGTTCGGGCCCGACGGCGGGCTGATCGGCGCTGCGCGCGGGTTTGTCGAGGAGGTGCTCTTCGTCGACCTGCCCGTCGGTCCGGCCTCGCGCGGGGCCGCGGTGGCCGATCCGCTCACGGGCGCGGCGGAGGAGGAACTGCTGTACGACGCGATCGTGCTCGGCGTGCGGGACTACCTGCGGAAGACGGGGTTCAGGCAGGCGGTGCTCGGGCTTTCCGGCGGGATCGACTCGGCGGTGACGGGCGTGATCGCCGCGGCTGCGGTTGGGGCGAGGAACGTGCTGGGCGTCTCGATGCCGTCGCGGTATTCGTCGGAAGGGTCGGTGAGCGACGCGGCGGCGCTGGTCGAGAACCTGGGGATCTCGCACCTGTCGGTGCCGATCGAGGGGCCGTTCGCGGCGTTCGAGGGGGCGCTGGCGCCGGCGTTCGAGGGCCTGCCGGCGGGCGTGGCGGAGGAGAACCTGCAGTCGCGCGTCCGCGGCACCATCCTGATGTCGCTCTCGAACAAGCTCGGGCACCTGCTGCTGACCACGGGGAACAAGAGCGAACTCGCGGTGGGGTACTGCACGCTCTACGGGGACATGAACGGCGGGCTGGCGGTGCTCGCGGACGTGGGGAAGCAGTGGGTGTACCGCCTGGCGCGGTGGATGAACCAGAACCCTGCGAGGCTGGGGATCGCGGGGCTGAGCGTGCCGCCGATCCCGCCCGCGTCGATCAGCAAGCCTCCGTCGGCGGAGTTGCGGCCGAACCAGACCGACCAGGACAGCCTGCCGCCCTACGAGGTGCTCGACCAGATCATCGAGCGGTACATCGAGCGGCGGGAGTCGGCGGCGCGGATCATCCGGGAGACTGGGTTTGACCCGGCGGTGGTCTCTCGCGTGCTGCGGATGATCGACCTCAGCGAGTACAAGCGCAAGCAGGTGGCGCCCGGGCTGAAGGTGACGGGCGTGGCGTTCGGATCGGGTCGGCGGATGCCGATCGCGCAGGGGTACAGGGCGGACCGCGTGTGA
- a CDS encoding flippase-like domain-containing protein: MQVIGFAVCIGLLWWCAARALSPGNREQLAKLGNASLGQIAGVVALSAVTLTINGAAFWVVLRPVRRLPPVDVVAVNSVATLLGLAPFKLSLLWRVVVHRARDGLPVLTTGAWLAAAAVLIVLGVFSPVTASMAFPHERSLGTGWWATTLGIAAGGTATVIVSSRLFLRPGGWALIEKIAVSLPFAPVRRAVSHLLPRGHEGLRMLASPGAAAPAVGLRLLDIAVQTARFLVVAGVVGSDVSLDTAVLGASAYFVIGAVAPTGALGVREAGATGVFAALHSEGFAAVVLAVSAADTAVVLVAAAASAAWLRVDRLVLGRGGARGSAAGG, encoded by the coding sequence GTGCAGGTGATCGGATTCGCGGTGTGCATCGGGCTGCTGTGGTGGTGCGCCGCCCGGGCGCTCAGCCCCGGCAACCGGGAGCAACTCGCCAAACTGGGGAACGCCTCGCTGGGGCAGATCGCGGGCGTGGTGGCGCTGTCGGCGGTGACGCTGACCATCAACGGCGCGGCGTTCTGGGTCGTGCTGCGGCCGGTGAGGCGGCTGCCGCCTGTCGATGTCGTCGCGGTGAACTCGGTGGCGACGTTGCTGGGGCTGGCGCCCTTCAAGCTGAGCCTGCTGTGGCGCGTGGTGGTGCACCGGGCTCGCGATGGGCTGCCGGTGCTTACGACCGGGGCGTGGCTGGCGGCGGCGGCGGTGCTGATCGTTCTCGGCGTGTTCTCACCCGTGACGGCGAGCATGGCGTTCCCGCACGAGCGGTCGCTCGGGACGGGGTGGTGGGCGACGACGCTGGGGATCGCCGCGGGCGGGACGGCGACCGTGATCGTGTCGTCGCGACTGTTCCTGCGGCCGGGCGGGTGGGCATTGATCGAGAAGATCGCGGTGTCGCTGCCCTTCGCGCCGGTGCGCCGGGCGGTGTCGCACCTGCTGCCGCGGGGCCACGAGGGGCTGCGAATGCTGGCCTCGCCGGGCGCGGCGGCGCCGGCGGTGGGTTTGCGGCTGCTGGACATCGCGGTGCAGACGGCGCGGTTCCTGGTGGTGGCCGGCGTGGTGGGGAGCGACGTGTCGCTGGACACGGCCGTGCTCGGGGCGAGCGCGTACTTCGTGATCGGCGCGGTGGCGCCGACGGGGGCGCTGGGCGTGCGAGAGGCGGGCGCCACCGGCGTCTTCGCCGCGCTGCACAGCGAGGGGTTCGCGGCGGTGGTGCTGGCCGTCAGCGCGGCGGACACGGCGGTGGTGCTGGTCGCCGCGGCGGCGAGCGCGGCGTGGCTGCGCGTCGACCGGCTCGTGCTGGGGCGCGGCGGGGCGCGGGGATCGGCCGCGGGAGGCTGA